One genomic region from Xyrauchen texanus isolate HMW12.3.18 chromosome 16, RBS_HiC_50CHRs, whole genome shotgun sequence encodes:
- the gstz1 gene encoding maleylacetoacetate isomerase isoform X1: protein MCASAARFIKPVLHGYFRSSCSWRVRIAFALKGIEYEQVPVNLIKDGGQQLTDQFKALNPMQQVPAVTIDGITLSQSLSIIQYIEETRPGTRLLPADPKQRAQVRMICDIISSGIQPLQNLYVLQKIGAEKVQWAQHFITRGFEALEPILKQTAGTYCVGDEISMADICLVPQVYNAERFKVDMIQFPTIKRLNQTLLEIEAFKVSHPSCQPDTPDDIRA from the exons ATGTGTGCTTCAGCTGCACGTTTTATCAAG CCTGTTCTGCATGGATATTTCAGAAGTTCTTGCTCTTGGAGAGTCAGGATAG CATTTGCATTGAAAGGGATCGAGTATGAGCAAGTACCAGTAAATCTAATCAAGGATGGTGGGCAACAG CTCACAGATCAGTTTAAAGCATTAAATCCAATGCAGCAAGTACCTGCAGTCACCATAGATGGCATCACCTTGTCTCAGTCG TTGTCCATCATTCAGTACATTGAGGAAACTCGGCCAGGGACCCGCCTCCTGCCTGCAGACCCAAAGCAGCGTGCTCAGGTCCGCATGATTTGTGACATCATTTCCTCTGGGATCCAGCCGCTTCAG AACCTGTATGTGCTTCAGAAAATTGGAGCAGAGAAGGTACAGTGGGCTCAACATTTCATCACCAGAGGATTTGAAG CCCTTGAGCCGATCCTAAAACAGACGGCAGGGACGTACTGTGTAGGTGATGAG ATATCCATGGCAGATATTTGTCTTGTGCCCCAAGTCTACAATGCTGAAAG GTTCAAGGTGGATATGATCCAGTTCCCTACTATCAAAAGGTTAAATCAGACCTTACTTGAGATTGAGGCCTTCAAAGTGAGTCATCCATCTTGTCAGCCTGATACACCAGATGACATACGTGCATAA
- the gstz1 gene encoding maleylacetoacetate isomerase isoform X2 has protein sequence MANRTKPVLHGYFRSSCSWRVRIAFALKGIEYEQVPVNLIKDGGQQLTDQFKALNPMQQVPAVTIDGITLSQSLSIIQYIEETRPGTRLLPADPKQRAQVRMICDIISSGIQPLQNLYVLQKIGAEKVQWAQHFITRGFEALEPILKQTAGTYCVGDEISMADICLVPQVYNAERFKVDMIQFPTIKRLNQTLLEIEAFKVSHPSCQPDTPDDIRA, from the exons ATGGCGAACCGAACGAAG CCTGTTCTGCATGGATATTTCAGAAGTTCTTGCTCTTGGAGAGTCAGGATAG CATTTGCATTGAAAGGGATCGAGTATGAGCAAGTACCAGTAAATCTAATCAAGGATGGTGGGCAACAG CTCACAGATCAGTTTAAAGCATTAAATCCAATGCAGCAAGTACCTGCAGTCACCATAGATGGCATCACCTTGTCTCAGTCG TTGTCCATCATTCAGTACATTGAGGAAACTCGGCCAGGGACCCGCCTCCTGCCTGCAGACCCAAAGCAGCGTGCTCAGGTCCGCATGATTTGTGACATCATTTCCTCTGGGATCCAGCCGCTTCAG AACCTGTATGTGCTTCAGAAAATTGGAGCAGAGAAGGTACAGTGGGCTCAACATTTCATCACCAGAGGATTTGAAG CCCTTGAGCCGATCCTAAAACAGACGGCAGGGACGTACTGTGTAGGTGATGAG ATATCCATGGCAGATATTTGTCTTGTGCCCCAAGTCTACAATGCTGAAAG GTTCAAGGTGGATATGATCCAGTTCCCTACTATCAAAAGGTTAAATCAGACCTTACTTGAGATTGAGGCCTTCAAAGTGAGTCATCCATCTTGTCAGCCTGATACACCAGATGACATACGTGCATAA